The Parasegetibacter sp. NRK P23 genome includes a window with the following:
- the gyrB gene encoding DNA topoisomerase (ATP-hydrolyzing) subunit B: MSTEIQEPISTPVNGYGADSIQVLEGLEAVRKRPAMYIGDIGVKGLHHLVYEVVDNSIDEALAGYCKNIFVTIHEDNSISVQDDGRGIPTGMHPKEKKSALEVVMTVLHAGGKFDKNTYKVSGGLHGVGVSCVNALSRDLLVTVHREGKVFQQEYKIGVPQYAVKEVGTTDRTGTTVHFWPDTTIFTVSEYNREILEGRLRELAYLNKGISITIRDLREKNEEGTPYEINFFSEGGIIEFVEMLDRNGKRTPLIGSTLYVEGYDETAHVTVEVAMTYNNDFKEHIFSYVNNINTIEGGTHVTGFRRALTRVFKNYGEKQGLFEKAKVEVEGDDFREGLSAIISVKVPEPQFEGQTKTKLGNSEVSGIVETTVARVLDAYLEENPKEAKNVISKVILAAQARVAAKKARELVQRKTVLSGGGLPGKLADCSERDPERCELYLVEGDSAGGTAKQGRDRSYQAILPLRGKILNVEKALEHKILENEEIRNMYTALGVTVGTPEDPKALNLVKLRYHKLIIMTDADVDGSHIATLILTFIFRYMKELVLNGYVYIAQPPLYLVKKGKEQVYAWNEEQRKALVEKLGGGKEDSVNIQRYKGLGEMNAEQLWETTMNPATRTLKRVTLESAAEADLVFSMLMGDEVAPRREFIETHAKYAKIDV, encoded by the coding sequence ATGAGCACAGAAATTCAGGAACCAATCAGTACACCCGTAAACGGGTATGGCGCAGATAGTATCCAGGTATTGGAAGGCCTTGAGGCCGTAAGAAAAAGGCCGGCAATGTACATTGGCGATATCGGGGTGAAAGGTTTGCACCACCTTGTATATGAGGTGGTTGACAACTCCATAGATGAGGCCCTCGCCGGGTATTGTAAAAATATTTTCGTTACCATCCACGAAGACAATAGTATTTCCGTGCAGGATGACGGCCGTGGTATCCCCACCGGTATGCACCCGAAAGAGAAAAAATCAGCCCTGGAAGTGGTGATGACCGTTCTCCACGCGGGTGGTAAGTTCGACAAGAACACTTACAAGGTGTCTGGTGGTCTGCACGGTGTGGGTGTTTCCTGCGTAAACGCGCTTTCCCGCGATTTACTGGTGACCGTTCACCGGGAAGGAAAGGTTTTCCAGCAGGAATATAAGATCGGCGTACCCCAGTATGCCGTAAAAGAAGTGGGCACCACCGACCGTACAGGTACAACCGTTCATTTCTGGCCCGACACCACCATCTTTACCGTTTCTGAATACAACAGGGAAATCCTGGAAGGAAGGCTGCGCGAACTGGCTTACCTGAACAAAGGCATCAGCATCACGATCCGCGACCTCCGGGAGAAAAATGAAGAAGGTACGCCCTACGAAATCAACTTCTTCAGCGAAGGAGGTATCATTGAATTCGTGGAAATGCTGGACCGCAACGGTAAAAGGACACCACTTATCGGCAGTACATTGTATGTTGAAGGGTATGACGAAACCGCGCATGTTACCGTAGAAGTGGCCATGACCTACAACAACGATTTCAAGGAACACATTTTCTCTTACGTCAACAATATCAATACGATAGAAGGCGGTACACACGTAACGGGCTTCAGAAGGGCGCTTACCCGTGTGTTCAAGAACTACGGTGAGAAACAGGGCCTTTTCGAAAAAGCCAAGGTGGAAGTAGAAGGTGATGATTTCCGGGAAGGACTCAGCGCCATCATCTCCGTGAAAGTACCGGAACCCCAGTTTGAAGGACAGACGAAAACCAAGCTGGGCAACAGCGAAGTGAGCGGTATCGTGGAAACCACGGTGGCCCGCGTACTGGACGCCTACCTGGAAGAGAACCCCAAAGAAGCGAAGAACGTTATTTCCAAGGTGATCCTCGCCGCCCAGGCCAGGGTGGCCGCCAAAAAAGCACGTGAACTGGTGCAAAGGAAAACCGTGCTCAGCGGAGGTGGTCTTCCCGGTAAACTGGCAGACTGCTCCGAAAGGGATCCGGAAAGATGCGAACTGTATCTCGTCGAAGGAGACTCGGCCGGTGGTACCGCCAAACAGGGCCGCGACCGTAGCTACCAGGCGATTCTCCCACTCAGAGGTAAAATTCTGAACGTTGAAAAAGCACTGGAACATAAGATATTAGAGAATGAGGAAATCAGGAATATGTACACAGCCCTGGGTGTTACGGTAGGAACGCCTGAAGACCCCAAGGCGCTGAACCTGGTTAAACTCCGCTACCACAAGCTGATCATCATGACGGATGCCGATGTGGACGGATCGCACATCGCCACCCTGATCCTGACCTTTATTTTCAGGTATATGAAGGAACTGGTGCTGAACGGGTACGTTTACATCGCCCAGCCACCACTTTACCTGGTAAAGAAAGGCAAAGAACAGGTCTACGCCTGGAACGAAGAACAACGTAAAGCGCTGGTGGAGAAACTCGGCGGTGGCAAGGAAGATTCCGTTAACATCCAGCGATACAAGGGGTTAGGAGAAATGAACGCTGAACAATTGTGGGAAACAACTATGAATCCCGCCACCAGGACCCTGAAACGCGTAACCCTCGAAAGTGCCGCCGAAGCCGACCTGGTATTCAGTATGCTGATGGGCGACGAAGTAGCTCCCCGCAGGGAATTTATTGAGACACACGCTAAGTATGCAAAAATTGACGTATAA
- the hemB gene encoding porphobilinogen synthase, translated as MIRRNRILRQTPAIRSLVAETILRPEDFIVPLFVVEGKNVKEEISSMPGYFRMSLDLLQTEVKELWSMGLRSVLLFIKCDDAKKDNKGTEALNPDGLMQRSIRTVKDACPDMLVMTDVALDPFSSFGHDGIVENGEIVNDATVSVLAAMSVSHAEAGADFVAPSDMMDGRIRAIREALEAHGYTKTGIMSYSAKYASCFYGPFRDALDSAPGFGDKKTYQMDPANRREALRETLMDVEEGADIVMVKPALAYLDIIREIRDAVTLPVSAYQVSGEYAMIKAAAERGWLNEEKAILETLTSIKRAGADMIASYFAKDAVKLIG; from the coding sequence ATGATCAGAAGAAACAGGATACTCCGCCAAACACCCGCCATCAGAAGCTTAGTGGCCGAAACCATACTCAGGCCCGAAGATTTCATCGTGCCGCTTTTCGTGGTGGAAGGAAAAAATGTGAAGGAAGAAATCTCTTCCATGCCCGGCTATTTCCGGATGAGCCTCGATCTGCTTCAGACTGAAGTGAAAGAACTGTGGAGCATGGGACTTCGCTCGGTGTTGCTCTTCATTAAATGCGACGATGCGAAGAAAGACAACAAAGGTACCGAAGCGCTGAACCCTGACGGATTGATGCAGCGCAGCATCCGGACCGTGAAAGATGCCTGTCCGGATATGCTGGTGATGACCGACGTGGCGCTGGACCCCTTCTCTTCTTTCGGCCACGATGGCATTGTGGAGAACGGTGAAATTGTGAACGATGCCACAGTCTCCGTGCTGGCGGCTATGAGCGTGAGCCATGCGGAAGCAGGCGCCGACTTTGTCGCCCCCAGCGATATGATGGACGGCAGGATACGCGCCATCCGAGAAGCACTGGAAGCGCACGGCTATACGAAAACAGGCATCATGAGTTACAGCGCGAAATACGCGTCCTGTTTTTACGGACCTTTCCGTGATGCCCTGGACAGCGCGCCCGGCTTCGGCGATAAAAAAACCTACCAGATGGATCCCGCCAACAGAAGGGAAGCGCTCCGCGAAACACTGATGGATGTGGAAGAAGGTGCTGACATTGTGATGGTGAAACCGGCGCTGGCCTACCTCGATATCATTCGTGAAATCAGGGATGCCGTAACCTTACCCGTGAGCGCCTACCAGGTGAGTGGAGAATACGCGATGATCAAAGCCGCGGCGGAACGGGGATGGCTAAACGAAGAAAAAGCCATCCTGGAAACGCTCACATCCATTAAACGTGCGGGCGCGGATATGATCGCCAGCTATTTTGCCAAAGATGCCGTAAAACTGATCGGCTAA
- the hemF gene encoding oxygen-dependent coproporphyrinogen oxidase, with product MPEAISENTVKEDWISFIHDLQNKICAALEASDGKAVFVEDKWERPEGGGGKTRVIANGNVFEKGGVNTSIVYGEVTPMMRSQLKIDGHSWFACGLSLVIHPYNPFVPTVHCNYRMFELYNEDGSLADRWFGGGTDITPYYLDEADVTHFHRTYKNACDQVDPSFFPAFKEHCDQYFVNWHRNEERRGLGGIFYDYQRPSEDKPVALWFDLARACGYGFIDAYIPIVEKNKNAGFTPANKHWQEIRRGRYTEFNLVHDRGTIFGLKTNGRIESILMSLPPTVRFEYNYYPEPGSEEDKLFQACLHPRDWV from the coding sequence ATGCCCGAAGCCATCAGTGAAAACACCGTAAAGGAAGACTGGATCAGTTTCATTCATGACCTTCAGAACAAAATATGCGCGGCCCTCGAAGCCAGCGATGGCAAAGCTGTTTTTGTAGAAGACAAATGGGAACGCCCCGAAGGCGGCGGCGGAAAAACACGGGTAATCGCAAACGGAAACGTCTTTGAAAAAGGTGGTGTAAACACCAGCATCGTTTATGGTGAAGTAACGCCGATGATGCGTTCGCAATTAAAAATTGACGGTCATTCCTGGTTTGCCTGCGGCCTCTCGCTGGTGATTCATCCCTACAATCCATTCGTGCCCACAGTGCATTGTAATTACCGTATGTTCGAACTGTACAATGAAGACGGATCACTCGCCGACAGGTGGTTCGGTGGTGGAACAGACATTACCCCCTACTATCTTGACGAGGCAGATGTAACGCATTTCCACCGCACGTATAAAAACGCCTGCGACCAGGTCGATCCCTCCTTCTTCCCTGCTTTCAAGGAACATTGCGATCAGTATTTCGTGAACTGGCACCGTAACGAAGAAAGAAGAGGATTGGGCGGTATCTTCTACGATTACCAGCGTCCTTCTGAAGATAAACCTGTTGCGTTGTGGTTCGATCTGGCACGCGCCTGCGGATACGGCTTCATCGACGCGTATATTCCCATCGTGGAGAAAAACAAAAACGCAGGCTTCACGCCCGCCAACAAACACTGGCAGGAGATAAGAAGGGGACGTTATACCGAATTCAACCTGGTCCACGACCGCGGTACCATCTTCGGCCTCAAAACCAACGGGCGCATAGAATCTATTCTGATGAGTCTTCCGCCCACCGTTCGGTTTGAATACAATTATTATCCTGAACCCGGATCGGAAGAAGATAAACTCTTCCAGGCCTGCCTGCATCCGAGAGACTGGGTTTAG
- a CDS encoding type IV pilus biogenesis/stability protein PilW, translating into MQSPLSAILKNISMPASPPSHYKSRVFLLSLCFFLFCGSASAHFYYDRNFPFAGTAPDLSKMLPDSAGKSSFWSIKNKTYFVAFKQKLLAEGHPENDFRFQADLAFCNYILGDPLAATTLENLYKSHSEESNLAANLSLIYEQKGNKEKALQLAKRSYALFPGAWFGSGQLRIDLLQGNNKVLALNGNTPFDHWLNDPKQTIAANTDTLMLQLAWQLHLRTAIFPSPDSVTAKLLIAFADLVAKTNTRSTAKPFYEAALQYAPGQKAFITARLALMDASAKEVKKTFRWAALVWGVPILALLIAFTGNIINRRKKQAGISSSSASQGPGNGTRLP; encoded by the coding sequence ATGCAAAGCCCGCTCTCAGCTATCCTTAAGAATATTTCGATGCCGGCCAGTCCGCCCTCGCATTATAAAAGCCGCGTATTCCTGCTTTCCCTCTGTTTCTTTCTTTTCTGCGGCAGCGCCTCCGCTCATTTTTACTACGACAGGAATTTTCCCTTTGCGGGTACAGCCCCAGATCTTTCGAAGATGCTTCCGGATTCCGCTGGAAAAAGTTCATTCTGGTCGATAAAGAACAAAACCTACTTCGTTGCCTTCAAACAAAAGCTCCTTGCCGAAGGACATCCAGAAAATGATTTCCGCTTCCAGGCCGATCTCGCCTTCTGCAATTATATTTTAGGAGATCCGCTGGCGGCAACTACTCTGGAAAACCTATACAAGAGTCACTCCGAAGAATCTAACCTGGCCGCGAACTTATCGCTGATCTATGAACAAAAAGGAAATAAAGAAAAGGCACTTCAGTTGGCAAAACGTAGTTATGCCCTTTTCCCCGGCGCCTGGTTCGGCAGTGGGCAACTACGGATCGACCTGCTTCAAGGAAACAATAAGGTACTTGCACTGAATGGCAACACGCCTTTTGACCATTGGCTGAACGATCCAAAGCAAACCATTGCCGCAAATACGGATACGCTAATGCTGCAACTGGCCTGGCAACTGCATTTGCGTACGGCCATTTTCCCTTCTCCCGATTCGGTTACCGCAAAGTTGCTCATCGCTTTCGCCGATCTCGTGGCCAAAACGAATACCCGTTCCACCGCCAAACCATTCTATGAAGCGGCATTACAATACGCCCCCGGGCAAAAAGCGTTTATCACAGCGCGTTTGGCGCTGATGGACGCTTCAGCAAAAGAAGTAAAAAAGACTTTCCGCTGGGCGGCATTGGTTTGGGGCGTTCCCATTCTGGCACTGCTTATCGCATTTACCGGGAACATCATCAACAGGAGAAAAAAACAGGCGGGAATCAGTTCATCGAGCGCTTCGCAAGGTCCAGGAAACGGAACACGTCTTCCATAG
- the mfd gene encoding transcription-repair coupling factor encodes MNLQELLDIQAKHPRLFQLADRLTMQEPQRIFCKNLHGSASQFLVTAVFKHEFTKHRNHLIILNDAEEAAYFHNTLENLTEALDLFYFPSSFKNKKNFRLLNSSHVMLRTEALTRLSGREGAKKIIVTYPEALFEKVVLPETLSGNIIRLKAGDEISPEALMTQLVEYGFQRTDFVYEPGQFAVRGGILDIYSYGNEKPYRLELFGNDVDSIRIFDPETQLSERKLLQVTIIPNVETRFDSGQKVSLLEFVDEETIVWLQDWDVVEEKIRVQEEDLQLYLDIPYTPKEEDDETTVKQQVSVQDFVPADSIREKLDAFHLIEIGYKSHFAKVEIEFNTIEQPAFNRHFDLLIKDLRNWEQKGYGIYLFAENPRQLERLHSIFTDLNSEIPFVPVPVAIHEGFIDHDVKSVCYTDHQIFQRYHKYKVKQAYNKNKAITLRTLRELQPGDYVTHIDHGVGVYSGLQKLEVNGRLQEAVRIIYKDNDILYVNINSLHKITKYTGKEGSVPKVNKIGSDAWQKLKEKTKTKVKEIAFDLIQLYAQRKAQQGFAHAPDNYMQTELEASFIYEDTPDQSKASADVKKDMENPSPMDRLVCGDVGFGKTEVAIRAAFKTCCDNKQAVILVPTTILAFQHYKNFSDRLKDFPVTVDYINRFKSSKEKKETLQRLKEGKIDIIVGTHALLGKDVHFKNLGLIVIDEEQKFGVAAKEKLKTLKTNVDCLTLTATPIPRTLQFSLMGARDLSIINTPPPNRQPIQTEVQVFNHDFIRDAIYFETERGGQVFFIHNRVQGLQEMAGLIQGLCPDLSISYAHGQMEGHELEEKILDFIDKKYDVLVCTNIVESGVDISNVNTIIINNAHHFGLSDLHQLRGRVGRSNRKAFCYLLAPPMSTLPTDSRKRLQTLEQHSELGSGFQIAMRDLDIRGAGNLLGGEQTGFMAEIGFEMYQKVLDEAIKELKRTEFRDLFKEEISRQEDYVQDCSIDTDLEILIPDDYVESIAERLSLYSRLDNCDTEEELTAFHHEMNDRFGPVPHQVEDLFTTVRCRKIAVELGFEKLTLKDDTLRCYFVNKPDSPYFESETFNKLLDFIQRGTNKAKLKQTGKHFFLVVEPMKSMEDVFRFLDLAKRSMN; translated from the coding sequence ATGAACCTGCAGGAGTTACTGGACATACAAGCGAAGCACCCCCGTCTTTTTCAACTGGCGGACAGGCTCACTATGCAGGAACCCCAACGCATCTTCTGTAAAAACCTGCACGGAAGCGCCAGCCAGTTCCTGGTAACGGCTGTTTTCAAACACGAATTTACGAAGCACCGCAACCACCTCATTATCTTGAATGATGCGGAAGAAGCAGCTTATTTTCACAATACGCTGGAGAACCTCACCGAAGCGCTCGATCTTTTCTATTTTCCCTCTTCCTTCAAGAACAAAAAGAATTTCCGCCTGCTCAACAGCAGTCACGTAATGCTGCGCACCGAGGCGCTCACCCGGCTCAGCGGAAGGGAAGGCGCGAAAAAGATCATCGTCACCTACCCGGAAGCGTTGTTCGAAAAAGTGGTGTTGCCCGAAACGCTTTCCGGTAACATCATCCGGCTGAAAGCCGGGGATGAGATCAGCCCCGAAGCGTTAATGACGCAACTCGTGGAATACGGTTTCCAGCGCACTGATTTTGTGTATGAACCCGGCCAGTTCGCCGTCCGCGGTGGCATCCTCGATATCTATTCTTACGGGAACGAAAAACCTTACCGGCTTGAACTGTTCGGGAACGATGTGGATTCTATCCGCATCTTCGACCCGGAAACCCAGTTGAGCGAACGGAAACTGCTCCAGGTTACCATCATTCCCAATGTGGAAACAAGGTTCGATTCCGGCCAGAAAGTGTCCCTGCTTGAATTCGTGGACGAAGAAACCATCGTATGGCTCCAGGATTGGGATGTGGTGGAAGAAAAGATCCGCGTGCAGGAAGAGGACCTTCAACTTTACCTCGATATCCCATACACGCCCAAAGAAGAGGACGATGAAACCACGGTGAAGCAACAGGTTTCCGTTCAGGACTTCGTTCCGGCAGATTCCATCCGCGAAAAACTGGATGCGTTCCACCTGATAGAGATCGGGTATAAATCACATTTCGCAAAGGTTGAAATTGAATTCAACACAATAGAGCAACCCGCCTTTAACCGGCATTTCGACCTGCTCATCAAAGACCTCAGGAACTGGGAACAGAAAGGGTACGGTATTTACCTGTTCGCGGAAAACCCGCGCCAGTTGGAGCGTTTACACAGTATTTTCACCGACCTCAATTCGGAAATACCATTCGTGCCCGTTCCGGTCGCTATCCATGAAGGGTTCATCGATCACGATGTAAAATCGGTTTGTTACACGGACCACCAGATATTCCAGCGTTACCACAAATACAAGGTTAAGCAGGCTTACAATAAGAACAAAGCCATTACGCTGCGTACTTTGCGCGAGCTTCAACCCGGTGATTACGTTACGCATATTGATCACGGGGTGGGGGTATATAGCGGATTGCAGAAGCTGGAAGTGAACGGCAGGCTGCAGGAAGCGGTCCGCATCATCTACAAGGATAACGATATCCTGTACGTGAACATCAACTCCCTGCACAAGATCACCAAGTATACCGGGAAGGAAGGATCGGTGCCGAAAGTGAACAAGATTGGCAGCGATGCCTGGCAGAAACTGAAGGAGAAAACGAAAACGAAGGTAAAAGAAATCGCCTTCGATCTCATACAACTGTATGCGCAACGAAAGGCGCAGCAAGGGTTTGCACACGCGCCCGACAATTACATGCAAACCGAACTGGAAGCGTCCTTCATTTACGAGGATACGCCCGACCAGAGCAAGGCTTCGGCCGATGTGAAGAAAGATATGGAAAACCCGTCGCCGATGGACCGTCTCGTTTGTGGCGATGTGGGCTTCGGTAAAACGGAAGTAGCTATCCGCGCGGCTTTCAAAACATGCTGCGACAATAAACAGGCCGTGATCCTGGTTCCAACCACGATCCTCGCTTTCCAGCACTATAAAAACTTCAGTGACCGGTTGAAAGATTTCCCCGTTACCGTGGATTATATCAACAGGTTCAAATCTTCCAAAGAGAAGAAAGAAACCTTGCAGCGGCTCAAAGAAGGGAAGATTGATATCATTGTGGGAACGCACGCCCTGCTTGGAAAAGATGTGCATTTCAAGAACCTGGGGCTCATCGTGATCGATGAGGAACAGAAGTTTGGTGTGGCGGCAAAAGAGAAACTGAAGACGCTGAAAACAAACGTGGACTGCCTCACCTTAACGGCAACGCCTATCCCAAGAACGTTGCAGTTCTCCCTGATGGGCGCGCGTGACCTCAGTATCATCAATACTCCACCTCCCAACCGGCAGCCCATTCAAACGGAAGTGCAGGTGTTCAACCACGATTTCATCAGGGACGCGATCTATTTTGAAACGGAACGCGGCGGCCAGGTGTTCTTTATCCACAACCGGGTGCAGGGGCTCCAGGAAATGGCGGGACTAATCCAGGGACTTTGTCCGGACCTCAGTATTTCTTATGCGCACGGACAAATGGAAGGGCACGAACTGGAAGAGAAAATACTCGATTTCATTGATAAGAAATACGATGTGCTGGTGTGTACCAACATCGTGGAAAGCGGTGTGGATATTTCCAATGTGAATACCATCATCATCAACAACGCGCACCATTTCGGATTAAGTGATCTGCACCAACTGCGCGGACGCGTGGGCCGGAGCAACCGCAAAGCGTTCTGCTACCTGCTGGCGCCGCCAATGAGTACTCTGCCCACCGATTCCCGTAAACGTCTGCAAACACTGGAACAGCACAGCGAATTGGGCAGTGGTTTCCAGATCGCCATGCGCGACCTCGATATCCGTGGCGCGGGCAACCTGCTCGGTGGAGAACAAACAGGTTTCATGGCTGAGATCGGTTTCGAAATGTACCAGAAAGTACTGGACGAAGCCATCAAGGAACTGAAACGTACCGAGTTCCGGGATCTGTTTAAGGAAGAGATTTCCCGCCAGGAAGATTATGTGCAGGATTGCTCCATCGATACCGATCTCGAAATACTTATTCCAGACGATTATGTGGAGAGCATCGCCGAAAGGTTATCCCTGTACAGCCGCCTCGACAACTGCGATACGGAAGAGGAACTGACCGCTTTCCACCACGAAATGAACGACCGTTTCGGACCTGTACCACACCAGGTGGAGGACCTGTTTACCACAGTTCGTTGCCGGAAGATAGCCGTGGAACTCGGTTTCGAGAAACTCACGTTGAAAGACGATACGCTGCGTTGTTACTTCGTGAACAAACCCGACTCTCCTTATTTTGAATCTGAAACCTTCAATAAATTATTGGATTTCATTCAACGCGGTACCAATAAAGCCAAACTCAAACAAACCGGGAAGCACTTCTTCCTGGTGGTGGAACCGATGAAATCTATGGAAGACGTGTTCCGTTTCCTGGACCTTGCGAAGCGCTCGATGAACTGA
- a CDS encoding AraC family transcriptional regulator translates to MLVKNDILALSRRGKMSQGDLELVQSRKSTMQGGIQYQVQRYRRFPEWSAEDVGMLVYHVDPAQQEESYLELKFCITGNVYCKNTQGACRDCKDKTEDFCGGRVDTLDVLSFRFNPDHLAQYARGKDKSDITYSILSFERSTTFSKALSINNKTRLVLEQVLNSEYEESLANIFIHAQTQILLLYSMECMLEDKVEAEALTFTCKFLSNETDREKVTRARELLLENLGDPITIKELSKKVAMNECYLKKGFKEMFGTTIFDFYQNERMNHARHLLYEGGLSVTEVSMMLGYSSISHFSTAFKKQTGLKPCELLLR, encoded by the coding sequence ATGCTCGTGAAAAATGATATCCTGGCTTTATCCAGGCGTGGTAAAATGAGCCAGGGCGACCTGGAACTGGTGCAATCCAGGAAAAGTACCATGCAGGGAGGTATTCAGTACCAGGTGCAGCGTTACCGTCGTTTCCCCGAATGGTCCGCTGAAGATGTGGGCATGCTGGTGTATCATGTTGATCCCGCACAACAGGAAGAATCCTACCTTGAACTGAAATTTTGTATTACAGGAAATGTGTATTGTAAGAATACGCAAGGGGCCTGCCGCGATTGTAAGGATAAAACGGAGGATTTCTGCGGCGGAAGGGTGGATACACTGGATGTGCTGAGTTTCCGCTTTAATCCCGATCACCTGGCGCAGTACGCACGCGGGAAGGATAAATCAGATATTACTTATTCCATCCTGAGTTTTGAAAGGAGCACTACTTTTTCGAAAGCGCTTTCCATCAACAACAAGACCCGTCTGGTCCTCGAACAGGTGCTGAACAGTGAATATGAGGAATCGCTCGCCAATATATTCATCCATGCGCAAACGCAGATACTGCTGCTGTACAGCATGGAGTGTATGCTGGAAGACAAAGTGGAAGCCGAGGCCCTCACTTTTACCTGTAAATTCCTTTCCAACGAAACCGACCGCGAAAAAGTGACCCGTGCCCGGGAACTGCTCCTCGAAAACCTCGGCGATCCCATCACCATTAAGGAACTCAGCAAAAAAGTGGCGATGAACGAATGTTACCTGAAGAAAGGGTTCAAGGAAATGTTCGGCACCACCATTTTTGATTTCTACCAGAACGAAAGAATGAACCATGCCCGCCACCTCCTCTATGAAGGTGGGCTGAGTGTTACCGAGGTTTCCATGATGCTGGGGTATTCCTCCATCTCACATTTCTCTACTGCATTTAAAAAGCAAACCGGGCTAAAGCCTTGTGAATTGCTGCTGCGCTAA
- the hemL gene encoding glutamate-1-semialdehyde 2,1-aminomutase — protein sequence MNKSIALFERAQRTIPGGVNSPVRAFKSVGGTPIFMQKAKGAYLYDADGKRYIDYICSWGPMILGHAYEPVIEAIREKVADSTSFGAPTELEIEMAELIVSMVPNVDLIRMVSSGTEACMSAIRLARGYTGRNKIIKFEGCYHGHADSFLVKAGSGVATFNIQAVPGVTGGVANDTLTAAYNDLSAVEKLVSEHKGEIAALIIEPVAGNMGCILPEPGFLQGLREICTREGIVYIFDEVMTGFRLAPGGAQEKLHIDADLVTYGKVIGAGMPVGAFGGKKAIMQQIAPLGSVYQAGTLSGNPVAMIAGYTLLKELKQNPSIYRELEEKTAYLETGLRNVLDENGVSYKINRLGSMISLHFSNHAITDFKSASEADIPKFNQYFHHMLAHGIYLPPSAYESWFLSNALSYADLDETIRATADFVRNH from the coding sequence ATGAATAAAAGTATTGCCCTTTTCGAACGTGCGCAGCGCACAATCCCCGGAGGCGTGAACTCTCCGGTCCGCGCCTTCAAAAGCGTTGGCGGCACCCCCATCTTCATGCAGAAGGCCAAAGGTGCTTACCTGTACGATGCTGATGGCAAAAGATACATCGACTATATCTGCTCCTGGGGCCCCATGATCCTGGGTCATGCCTATGAGCCCGTTATTGAGGCCATCCGCGAAAAAGTGGCCGACTCCACCTCATTCGGGGCGCCCACCGAACTGGAAATAGAGATGGCCGAACTTATTGTATCGATGGTGCCGAACGTGGACCTGATCCGCATGGTGAGCAGCGGTACTGAAGCCTGTATGAGCGCGATCCGTTTGGCACGTGGTTATACCGGCCGGAACAAGATCATCAAATTTGAAGGCTGTTATCATGGTCACGCCGATTCTTTCCTTGTAAAAGCGGGCAGTGGGGTGGCCACTTTCAACATACAAGCCGTTCCCGGCGTAACCGGCGGCGTGGCCAATGATACACTGACTGCAGCCTACAATGACCTTAGCGCTGTAGAGAAACTGGTATCAGAACACAAAGGAGAGATCGCCGCGCTCATCATCGAGCCAGTTGCGGGTAATATGGGTTGTATCCTGCCCGAACCAGGCTTCCTGCAAGGATTGAGGGAAATATGCACCCGCGAAGGCATCGTGTATATTTTTGATGAAGTGATGACTGGCTTCCGCCTCGCCCCTGGCGGCGCGCAGGAAAAACTGCACATTGACGCCGACCTGGTTACTTACGGAAAAGTGATCGGCGCCGGTATGCCGGTTGGCGCCTTTGGCGGAAAAAAAGCCATTATGCAACAGATCGCGCCACTCGGTTCCGTTTACCAGGCCGGTACCTTGAGCGGGAACCCGGTTGCGATGATCGCCGGTTATACTTTACTGAAAGAACTGAAGCAAAATCCTTCGATTTATAGGGAACTGGAAGAAAAAACCGCATACCTGGAAACGGGTTTACGGAACGTACTGGATGAAAATGGCGTTTCGTATAAGATCAACAGGTTGGGCAGCATGATCAGTCTGCACTTCTCCAACCATGCGATCACCGATTTTAAATCTGCTTCGGAAGCGGATATTCCGAAGTTCAACCAATATTTTCACCACATGTTAGCGCATGGCATCTACCTGCCACCATCAGCCTACGAAAGCTGGTTCCTGAGCAACGCTTTAAGCTATGCCGACCTGGATGAAACCATTCGTGCAACCGCAGATTTCGTTAGAAACCATTAA